The stretch of DNA GCCGACAGTAGTGTCGCGGCAGGCAAAGCTATGCAGCCATCGCTGTCCCGAGGCCGCATCAGATTCGCGTTTCCCTCCAGCGCACGCTCCAAGCATACAGAGTCTGCACAAGATCCGAGCAGTAGGAACCGGAGAGAGGGAGCAGACGAGAACACGATGAATACTCAGCGACGAGCAGCCCTTGGCGCGCTGCAGCAAGAACATTCTAGTGTCGAGGAGCCTGAGGAGGACATGGCTGAAGACATTCGCATTCGCACGTATGCGTTCAACGCAACAGCACAGCAACACGACAGTCGGTCGATGTACAAGACGTTTCCGACGCCGACGAGGGACCAGGGAAAGTTGGCAGAGCTATTGAAGGCCTTTGGTGAGCACATCCTGCTGCGCGACGAAATGAAAGCACTGACGCGGAAACAGACGAGCAAGAAATCTACGCGCCAAAACGAAGGAGTCGTGACGAAGAGATTAGCGACATGCGGCGTAGTCTCTTGGCCGAGCGGAGGCCGAAGGGAGGAGAGTTGTTCACACTGGGACCAGCGGGCGGACGACCGTTGCGATTgcacgacgaggacgacgacaagCACGTGCACGTGCAAGCGGAAGGTAAGTTCGGGCCGTGCCGACGGGACGCGCTCACCTCGCTGACCTGCAACCGCAACTCAAGAACGCAGCAACACCGCCCAGTCGCAGCCCGCCGAGTAGCACACCGGGGATGCTGCACAGCTAGACCAACCACACGCCAGCGACGATCACATCCGTTCGGCAGTAGACTGACATCCAATCTCctcgacgacaacgacatgGCCAACCAGAATGGCATGGGGGCGCCCAACGTTAACATGTACACTGGGATGAACGGCGGCGTCATGCCTTCCGCCGGCCACTACAGCGACATGCAGACATTGATGCAGAATATGGAGAATCTGAGTGGCTGGCTGGAGCAGAATCGACAGGATTGGGCACAAGTTCAAGAGGGCCTTGCCAAAGTCGAACGCTTGCAAGTATGTCTACCCTCGACATGCTCACTTTTCTTGATGGTACACTGCGCCTCTACCTTGGGTAGCCTCTGCATATCAAGTTCCTGATATACTTCTTTGGTGACACTGCAGTGCTTGTGAGCCCCAATGTTGACAAAGTCTTCGCGATGTAGGGCAGGCTCGCTCAGAGTGGTCAGGTCCCGCTGCTCAATGGCGATACACAGCGTACGAATCTCCTCGTTCACGTCTCAAATACAGGCCACTAGAACTGACCTGTGTTCACATCAGCTGTGCCCCGACCGGAGCAACCCACAGTGGCCCAACTGTCCGACTCTCTAGCCAAGGCAAATTCACAGATAGAGTCCCTCCGGAGTACGTACAACGATCATGTCAACCTGCAACGACTATACGAGGACACGCTCTCCGACACCACCGAACGCATACGCCAATACTGTttcgagcagcagaaccATATCATTGCGCTCCACCAACACTACACCACCCTGCTCTCGCAAAGCCGCAGTGAAACGGTCGAGGCACAATTGACACATCAGGCCTGGCAGGCGGGTCTGCAGCGCCTCAGCGGCGGTGTACGGGAGGCATTGAAGTCGAGACAGGAGGAAGGTATGCCCTACAAGCGGAGAATAGCCGCGCTCAAGGAGGAGAACAGAGTCCTGCGAAAGATGGTGGGTTGGGAGGCACCCGTGGacagtgaagatgaagaagaactgGACGAAGAAGCGAGCCGAGGTAGGGTGCTGCAGGTGCCCGGTGTCGAGAGCGGAGTGGGCCATGGCGTATCTTGAAGAGAGAACAACACTTGCAACGATGACTTCACAGCCGAATATGCGACATCGCGACGCTGCGGCAACATTCGCGCGCGAAATGAACGCAGGCACTTCTCAAAACTGGCTTGCTCGAGAGATGACATCCAGAACGCTTTCGGAAACGTCCACCAAACATGATATGGGCACGGATGGATAAGATCCACATATGGGACACGACGTCCTATTCATGGCACTGTCGAGTTTGTGCATACAGAACCGCTCCGTCCGGTCAATCAGCTCGACTGCGGAGCTCACAAAGGGCTATGGGGTGCGACAGCACACACTTTTCAATGCAGATATTGGCATTGTCGCTGGGCTATGAATCGGATCAGGCCGCTTGTTACTGGATTGTGCGGATTGTGACTCGAAGTCGCAAGGATGAAAACACGAACAATGCTGATATACGATTAGCGTGAGAGGTCTGCGAAGAAAGAAATGTTTGTCAACGTCCTGTGGTCTGCCGGACCATCGGGCTGAGCCAATCTACATTATTAGTGGCGATGCTATGGTTCATCGTAGAAATGAAACGCGGACGATGCAGCTTGATTAGCCGGTCCAAAGATCGTAGACAAATCTAATAAATCGTCTCTCACTCTCATGCAGGTGCCAATGGCTCGTCACGTTACACGACGAAAAGCCTCGCCAACTGTGGCTGAACACCCTGACGATCGATGCTCGTTGAAGCATTTGGGCCGCAGCAGATCTCTATCGCTTCCAGCTTCATGTGCATATATGGAGATGTGGCGAAAAATGCCTCTTCGTTTTCTGTTGCAGGAATCTGTGCTCAGGCCGGAGCCACACTTGACGCAAGCACTGCAAGGTGCCTGGTTGTGGTGGCAAATCCAGAACATGTCTACGTCTCAGCGAAGCAGCCCGCCGAATGGGTAGTGTGGGAAGTGGACTGCGACAAGGGTCCGAGTCGAAACTAAGAAACGATCTGAGAAGTGGTGTGGCGGATATCTGATTCCACTGTCTCGGGTGATCAGGAGCTTGACATTACCTCCCGCTCCCGATGTTCTGACGGCGTGACCGGCGTGTCGGCCGACCGCGTGGACGGAGAGATTCGCGTAGCTTATCGGTATTCATCGAGAGCCCTGCGACTTCCTCAGAGTGCGAGAACGCGGGAAGTTGGAAGTTGATCAGCACAGTCACCACCACCCTGCAGACTTCCCAGAAAGCGTCAAGAAGGATGCACGATAGAGGGCTAGCCTGTTCTTCGAGGAGAGATGTGTGAAGACAAGCTCACATCGTCCGTGCTTTTGCATCGCTCCTCCTACATAATACGCAACGCCGCTCCGTGACCTCCGCAGTAGCAGCTGGACCCGGGACCAGGATCTGGCGGAAATCTTGATCAGAACATGGACCGATCGGCTCGTCCTTCCAGCTGACGGACCACCGTTTAGATCATGCACGACCAAGTTCCACACACAGTCTAATAACAGAGCAGGTGTTTGGACTCGCAGCACAGAGCACAGTCAAagtgccactgctgctgtcaaGGCCTGATGAAGTCGACGCGCCCAACGTGCCACGCTGTCAATCAAGGGAACCTGCAGAGTTCGGGTCCTCCCCGCCGGCAACAATTGATGAATGTCTCGCGGAATGTTGGTGCCCGATGGAAGTTACTACTGCCGAACCACTCATCTCGATTAGACTCGATAGCCCTGCCACCGCCCTCATCAGCTGCACGATCTTGTGGCCAGGGTCCTCATGCTTGCGCGTGGCAGAAGGTCGGCAGGGAAATCTGTCTGTCCCCGTCTGAGACACCAGCGGCGAGAAGTGCGACAGTCGCCGCTGGCCAGTTGTCCACCACTTGTTGCTGTGCTGGCTTTCCGTGTACGTTGGGAGCGAAGCTGATGACAGCGGCTTCGTGCAGACCAGTGGACAGTTGTGCGCTCGTTCGAATATTACGGCCGCAGAGTGGAACTGTTGCACAGATCATCGCATCTCGTTACTGCGGCTCGCTTCACCCTGTCTCGTCAACCGCAAGGAGCATTGGACACGGCGGTCCAAACGGGGTCTTTGGCATTTGCATGACAGAGCCAATCGCGATGCAGCGTTAAGGACAACGAGGAGGGAAAATCTGCATGCTCGACTCTGGAAGAAGCACTTTCTACGCTTGGCAAAGTCCGTATTTTGCAAAAGCTATGAGACTTTCGGCGGCTGCATGCAGATCCAAGATCCAGCCAGTCTCAGCTGTCCGAAGTCTCTCTATCAACAGAGAGACTGTAGACAAGCGGACACAGTGATAACAGAAAGCACAATATGGAGAATGGACACGGACATATGATCTGCGACTCGGTGCTGTCACTCGATTCTATTCAAGTGCGAGGGTGCTATGTAGGGCATGCAGTAGTGAATCGTGCATGGAAAAGAGGGCGCACGCGATGTTGCGTACCTGGCGCTGACAGGCGGCGTCCGGAGGGATCCTTGCCGAGACGTACCATGCCGTGGATTGGCTCATCTCTGATCGAAAGGCTGCAGGGAGCATGGAATTGGTGTGCATGAACTGGGCACACAATCCGTGGCTGCTGAACCGCAGAAAGGCGTTGTGGCCTTGCGCCGCTGCCATGGCCGACAACCAAACGAGGTGCGCTGATGAGACGATGGAGCGTGCGAGATAGACGGCGTGACTGCTGACGGGGCGCAATTGTCTCTCGCGCGTATGTCGGGCATGTGCGAAGCCAGCGGGCACGGTAGTGAAACAGAGTTCTAGATGCGCGATCTCCGTCCGATCTGCAGGCTCTGGCGCGGCATGACAGCGTGTGCGACGAGAAACAATAACGCGACgggcaggcaggcagagaGCGGTGCGACATGAAGGCTGTGGAAGTGCGTAGACGGGGAGTCGTGAGCCCAGCAGTGCTCGCATCGTgttatcatcatcatctgcaaAGGATGCACGGCCTGCCTGGGTATGTGATGGGGTGTTGCATGCTCCGATGATCTCGATCGGATGGCCTGTCATCATCGCTGGAACCACCCTGAGCACACCCTGGCCACACTACGATATCGTTCGTATTCAGCCATTCCGAGATCTTGCATCACTGGTGGGTGAAATCTTGCGTAAGTTACGCGTGAGCGAGATCTATATTGGTATCTTGGCGAGGACCGGAGCACTCGAGGACTCGGGGCTGTGAGCCTTTGAAGAGGAGTGTCAGGCTTGTTAAAGGCTCCATATGAACATGTGCAGTCGCGCATGCCATCTTGAGTGGCAAGTCCACTTCCTCTGCTCATGATCAAACGGAGTCTGGAGCGCTTGATGGTAGGATGTGCTACTCCCGTTCGGGGCAGTGGCGAAAGAGATAAACCCCTCAGAACTGCGTCTCGCTACGGAGCAAGATCTGGCGGTTGCTCGATATCGTCCCGACGGCCGCGCTACTGTACGCTGCTCGAGAGCGTCGCGCTGCCAGTACTTTTTGGGCCGTACTTTTGGCCCCACCGTCGCCctgccctgctgctgctgctggcactgGCGAGCCGAACTCGTCTCGTCTCGTCCAGCGCTGCGTGCAAAAGACGTGCACCCATTTGGCGTGTCCCATCATCATCCACCGTTGTCGCCAGAAATCCGGGCAAAACCACGCGAGGAACCCGCTCATCTCTGCGCACCCAGGCACTCCCCTGCCTGGCGGGCACCATCAGATCTTGTCGATCTCCGCATCGTCGAGGCATGAGGGCTTCCACTGCTCTCTCCGACCGCAGCCCTCGCCCGCCGTACACAGTCGCTAGTCGACATCTTCTCGTAGCCTCGCTGCTCTCTTGACACTTGCCCGAACATGGACGCCAGCCGCCGGTACGTCGCAGTCGCATACCCTGACGCCGTCCCGCTGGAATgctctcgtcgtcgccgtcgaGCGAGCGGCGAATGACTTcaatgctgatgctgacCACTCTCGCTCTCAGACCGCAGCTGCCTGCCCTGAGCtacctcgaaggcgacaAAGTTAAgcgcgaagacgacgccTACCAGCAACGCAGCAATGGCACGCCCCAAAGTTTGTCTGCCAGCGCTGGTGCCAGTCCCACCTATCACTACCCTCCAGGCCCTCCGCCCCCGTACAGTCACGCCAATGCTGCTCCGCCGACAAACACCTGGCCACAGTCCGTCCAAACACCGCCAGAGTCGCGCAGGACGAGCGAAAATGAGAAGGAAAGCATCAAACCACGGCAATCGCTGCCGTCCATCTCAGAAGCGCTGGGGAACGTAGATAACCCTTCATCGTTCGCTTCGACACCCGCTCCGCCTGCACCACTGCAGTCGTCGCATCTTGTGCAGTCGCACGCTCCCACACCAcagtcgccatcttcacgGAGGTCGTATCCTATGGAGCCTCCCCAGGCTCTATCGTCGGCCACATTTCCGAGTTCCAATAACTACCAGTCACAACATCGACCAGAGCCGCCCCGCCAGTCCTCGTATCCTCCGGCAGAACCAGGCCGGCCAGCATCTACGATTTACACCTCCACTGCAGAGTCCAAGCCCATCTATCTGCAGAACTCGCACGAACCGACCCGGCAACCTTCCCAGCCAGCGACCCTATCTCGTGCAGAAGAGAGGTCGCCTACTCATGAGCCGTCGTATCCCGCACGCTCAAGCAACTCGATGGGCCCTCCCTCCAGTTTTCCTTACGGCTATGCTCCGTATCCACCCCGCTATGCTGAGTCTGGGGCATCCACGAGCAATTCATCCGGGCCTATCTACCAACCCTCGACCACCTATGGACCACCGAGGCCTCTCCAGAGCGGACTGAAGACTGGAAGCTCCCGCTTCGAAGATCGTGGGCTGGCGCATCATAGCAATACTGTAAAGCGACATCTGGACTTTTTCGATCTGGAGGCATCTCTTAACGAGGTATGTTTCACCGCACTAATGGTGCTCGCGGGTGCACCAACGCAATATTTGCGTTTGCTAATCACCGTTTAGATTGCTTCCACGAGCGGTATATTGAGCGATTTCTCTCGTCGATATGGGGATCGCATGCATCACACTCAGCGATCAGGCGCTTCACTCAATACCCTTCCCGGGCTTGTGGAAGTCGATGATATGATCAACAAGTCGAGGGTAGCACACGATTGTTTGATCAAGATTCGTGACGTGGTTCTACAGCAACAAGCTCTGTTTGAGCAGCAAGCGGCAGATCAGAGGCAACAGCACAAGCTGTACGACCAGCGCCAATCATCTGCGCCGGATGGCCAGCACCATGATGGCGAAGACAGCAAAGGCGGTGGCTTCGCTGGTGTCGACACCAAGAAGCGTCGTGGGAGAGCTGCACCGCCTGGCCGTTGTCATAGCTGCAATCGAGCCGAGACTCCCGAGTGGCGACGAGGACCGGATGGCGCGCGAACACTCTGCAATGCTTGTGGCCTCCACTATGCCAAACTGACTCGGAAAAACAATGGAACGAACAAAAACACGAGCATCGGCAGTTCGAATTTGCGACCGAAAGAAAATATGCCTTGAGAGGCCTCGGCAGGGCTCTGTTTCCTACCGACCTGCCACACGTCACCAGTAATAGCTGGCTCATTTTTGACGCACGTGGAACAGTTGTACTCTGCTACTGCTTGTGCTTAACATTTAGCGATACCCGACTTCGGCATTTTTTCCCTCGCGAGGGCATAGTTCCGGAGTTTATGAGAAAATTCTTTGCGATGTGGGAAAAGAGTTGTGCAGCGTTATGAGACGCTATGAAAGCCTGCTTGGCCAGGCGTAAGATGGATGATTTTGCCGCAACGAGTTGCACGAAGTCCCTCTCGAATCTGGCAGAGCGCCATGAAGATCGAGGGGATGTTTTATTGGGGGAACCGGCGTTGACTTTGGTTTCCACGGCCGTTCATCCACGAGGAGCTTATCAGAGCTCGGGACTCTGCATGGGACGGCGTTGGCACGCACGGCGTGAGGCGGCACAAATTGTATGTCTCGTCATCGGAGTGGAGATTGTGGCCTGTATCCATGGCAGCTAGGGAAGGTGTACATAGATGGATAGGCGAGCTTCGCCACCACGAAACAATCCCGCAATTCTTCACCAACCGTGCCGTGGTGCGCCTTGAGCGAGATGTCTATATGAAACATTGTGGTTCGATCGTGGAAGGTGCGCCGCACATCGTAAGGCTACGGCATTCGAGGAGGGTGTCTTGATAGATATCATAGGCAGTAGACTAACGAGCAGACGGCCCGGAGACTCGTGAAATCTTATACTCAGATTCCCAGTGGTCGGGCAAGGAGTATATACAGTAGCCTGCTGAAGTGAAGACTTTCCGGTGGAGAGTTTTTCCGAGAGATGGCCCCGCAGGACGGCGGGGACCATTGGATGAGCGCAGCAGGACATCATCGATTGCTGATTAATTGTCGCCATTGCGCCAGCAACATATTTCCGCGCCATCAATAATTCTCGAGTGTGCAGCACCCAGGCCAGGTTCGACAGCAGTTGCTCGCcactcgctgctgccaaCGACCAGGACCAGGACCCTGGCGAGTGCTCAACAGCGCGTGGAGAAAGCGGAGGGGCGAAAAACGAGAGCGCATGTCGTGCTCGACATAGCGCCGCGAAACCGGCCGCGACTCGACCCAAATGCCCTTTTCTGACAACGATTTTGCCTCGAGCACGCACCTGCAGAGTCGGCGGTGACACTGCGTATCCCTGCAGCTTTGGAAGCGGGCGACGGCGTACACGCTTGCACACGACCGAGAACACGATGGGGCTGCTGTAGGAAACGCCCCTCGCCATCGAGTCATCGCAAGAACAAATGTTGATCGCAAGTCTAGTGCCGTGGGAACGCCACTCGAATGGCCAGAGGCCAAAAAGGTCGCTGCACACGTGCGAGAGTGGGGCATCGAGGTATGTCTGCTCACACAAAGCTCGCGGCAGCTCACAATCGCTAACGCTGCCGAAAGCAACTGCTGGCCATCTGGAACCGCTCAAAGGGCAAGGAGCGCGACGCATTGTTATGGGGCGATGAGGTATGGTAAGCAGCGCTAGTCCGTCCAGAACGATGGAGTTGACTCGGGACAAGATCGAATACCTGGTCGTTTCCTtcgacgatgagaagaaagaggTCAAGCTCTCGCTACGCCAAGCAGAGATCCTGGAGGCCCTCGCCAGAGATGAAGAATTACTCAGGCAGGGTGGAGGTGTACCGGACCTGGCAAAAGGCGTCGTGAAGTGAGACGTCCCATCCTTGTGCATGAAGAGCTCACTGACGTGCAGCAGATCTTCATGGCCTGCTCCGACATTTCATCCCGAATTCGGTCGATTCATGCTCGAAGCCACACCCGGCAAACCGTGGAGTATCAACTTGAAAGACCTCCTCGATGTGGAAACGGACATGAAATGGAGACGCAAAATTGCCAAGGACCACATCTATCAGCACGAGTATCCTATCACACTGACCACGTTCCCGCTGTTGGGCGATCGCAAATCGATTACTCCATATTTCCCTCCGTCGGGCCCCAAGCTTCGCTCGCAGTTTGTTCCGGATGAGATCGCGAACCCTCATATCAGATTTCCGACTCTGGCGGCAAACATACGGTGGCGTAGGGGGCGGAAAGTAGAGCTCAATGTGCCAGTATTTCACGACACGAACACGCCGAGCCCATGGAAGGACCCGACTGTCAACTACGATCTGCACGACTGGcccgaagatgatgacgtGAGAAATGGTGCCGCCAAAGACGATCACATCTACATGGACGCAATGGCCTTTGGAATGGGCTCCTGTTGTTTGCAAATTACCTTCCAGGCCAAGAATGTCACCGAGGGCCGCATAATGTACGATCAACTCTCACCACTGGGACCAATCCTCCTCGCTctcacagcagcaacgccaaTCTATAAAGGCTTTTTGGCCGATACCGACGTTCGCTGGAACCAGATCAGCCGGGCTGTTGATGATCGCACCCCCGAGGAATTGGGCGAGAAACCACTTGTGAATGACCGATGGCGCATTCCTAAGTCACGATATGCCAGTAACAGTACCTATATTGCTCAAGACCCGCGGCTGCGACAGGAATATCTCGACCCGGACTTGATTGTTGACGAGAAGTTGAAGTCGCGACTAGTCGAGGGAGGAATGGACGATCTACTGGCGACACACTTCGCGCATCTGTTCATTCGCGATCCGATCGTTGTCTTCAACGAAGACTTGAAAGAGCTTGATCTCGACAAGACCGATCACTTTGAGAACCTGCAGAGCACAAACTGGCAGCACATGCGGTTCAAGCCGCCTCCACCAGGTAGTGACATTGGGTGGCGCGTCGAGGTGCGGCCAATGGAGATTCAAATCACTGACTTTGAGAACGCTGCATTCTCTGTGTTCGTGGTCCTCATCACTCGCGCAATCCTGAGCTTCGGCCTCAACttttatctacctataccgCGGACAACAGAGAACATGGAAACTGCACATAAACGAGACGCCGTGCTCAACGACAAATTCTACTTCCGCAAAGATCCTTTGCCAAAGAGATTGCCCAGACTCAACGGCGCGTCAGCACCTCCTTCTGGCACTAATACTCCCCAGGCTAGCAGACCACCCAGCCCAGGTCCTGTCGAAGATGAGTACGAACTCATGACGGTAGACGAGATCATCAACGGCAAAGCCGACGGCGGTTTCCCCGGTCTTATCCCTCTGGTCGAATCCTACCTTGACAGCATCAATGTGGACGTCGAGACTAGATGCGAGCTGGCGCAATATCTAGCTCTGATTAGGGGCCGCGCGAACGGTACGTTGTGGACCGCTGCGAAGTGGATTCGTCATTTCGTGCGTGATCACAGCGACTACCAGAAGGATAGCGTGGTTCATGACAAGATCGTCTACGATCTGGTCAAAGCCGCAGAGAGGGTTACTGTGCACGAAGGTCGGGATGGTTTCGCCAAGGAAATGCTAGGACGATCCAGGGAGCAGTGAATGGCGACATGAGTCGTAATGTGAGAGCGATGGCGACAGCGTGCTGCTTATGCTATGCGAAGCGTTTCGCAACCACCTGAGAATGGCCGGCGGCTGGTGAACATAGCTTTCGGGGAGACCATAGACCTACTCATAGATACGAAAGGCAGCCTCACGTCCTGTGCACGCAATTAGTTCCTTTGAGGCGCAGATTCATCCAAGTAAGTGGTTGAAACCAGAACACGTTGAATTCCATCTATTGCTCAATCTATCTGCCATTCGCGTCAACAAGTCTGGTTCCTGTTTTGCGCGAGTATAGTGTCCCAAGATCGTGGTCCAAAGCTGAGCCGCTCGCGGTTGCAAGTTTACCCAACGGCGCCATGTTTGCTGGCGAGCTCGGAGATATCGAAGGAGCGGCACGTTGACCCCTTAGCTTGCCTATTTGGGCACGTATGCGGCTCACCAGACCAGCCAGCGGAGACTTGGGCACTTCTTCCAGTAACACGAATCGACGGATGAGAAGATTGAAGATGCTACCAAAGCCAAGAGCGATGACTGTCGAAGTCAGGATGATGACATTGTACGGCATACTGAAGTCCGGCGTgggcagaggcagcagaaGTGATGTCGTCCGCAGAAAGCTgtcggcttcttcacctGATGATGGTAAGACTCTGATGATGGCGGGGGGCACATCAAACCCTCTATTCGCATCGGGCGGGTACTCAGTGTAGCGCAGAATGGCCTTCTCGAAGTCGTAGGTCAACTGGACTGTAGAATTTGCTGGGACATTCAGCAGTAGCTCGAGATGGGTTCCTTTGCGTCGATCGATGGCAGGTGTGTAGTACATCTTCTCCGTCTCGGCTCCATTGATCCGCAGGGTGTGCATGTATGGTCTGAGGAACCACGGTAGACTCTCGAGGTACACGATACGGATGGGCGTCGCGTATGGATTCACAATGACTGTATGCATACCGCCTCGCTCTTGCCCGTAGCCAGTGATTTGCCTGCTTGCATGTAGCAGCTCTACGTGATCTTGGTCGGGGCCGGAGATGCCTTGTTCTGGTGATGATAGATCAAATTCTGCATTCTGCGATAGACGATACGATCGCCATTGGCCCTCATGCTGGGAGGTGGCAGCGGTGCTTGGTGTGACCTCCACTTGCCTTGAGGATGGCACCTCCAACGAGACTTCGGCGGTGTCCTGTGTGAGACCGAGCGCACAGCTTCCTTGTATGGGTCGGCCGAAGATACGACTCAACGACCATTCCATGTCACCCTGCAGCGCCTTCGGATAGCAGGTATCATGACCATTGTAAGGCTTGCTCTCGTCACATGGAATTTGTTCAAtgggaggaggacgaggaatgGGGTTATCCTGTGGACGCATGCTCCGCTCAAGGTCGACAA from Cercospora beticola chromosome 1, complete sequence encodes:
- the GCS1 gene encoding ADP-ribosylation factor GTPase-activating protein gcs1 (BUSCO:EOG09261DGU), producing MGLLAVGTPLEWPEAKKVAAHVREWGIEQLLAIWNRSKGKERDALLWGDEIEYLVVSFDDEKKEVKLSLRQAEILEALARDEELLRQGGGVPDLAKGVVKSSWPAPTFHPEFGRFMLEATPGKPWSINLKDLLDVETDMKWRRKIAKDHIYQHEYPITLTTFPLLGDRKSITPYFPPSGPKLRSQFVPDEIANPHIRFPTLAANIRWRRGRKVELNVPVFHDTNTPSPWKDPTVNYDLHDWPEDDDVRNGAAKDDHIYMDAMAFGMGSCCLQITFQAKNVTEGRIMYDQLSPLGPILLALTAATPIYKGFLADTDVRWNQISRAVDDRTPEELGEKPLVNDRWRIPKSRYASNSTYIAQDPRLRQEYLDPDLIVDEKLKSRLVEGGMDDLLATHFAHLFIRDPIVVFNEDLKELDLDKTDHFENLQSTNWQHMRFKPPPPGSDIGWRVEVRPMEIQITDFENAAFSVFVVLITRAILSFGLNFYLPIPRTTENMETAHKRDAVLNDKFYFRKDPLPKRLPRLNGASAPPSGTNTPQASRPPSPGPVEDEYELMTVDEIINGKADGGFPGLIPLVESYLDSINVDVETRCELAQYLALIRGRANGTLWTAAKWIRHFVRDHSDYQKDSVVHDKIVYDLVKAAERVTVHEGRDGFAKEMLGRSREQ
- a CDS encoding uncharacterized protein (BUSCO:EOG09261LEU), yielding MRLALSLLALPASLISAAYAAALADYSEHLHLRPLPGGALYAGFNFTASTTLADYDNQHFRFFPRSLAQILQYTHTTELHLRFALGRWDEESWGSRPRNGRREGGTGVELWAWMEGSSRDEAEERWSGLVNSLSGLFCASLNFIDQTKTIQPILTFEPEGPVLHRSSNLHLMHGMLPHEVVCTENLTPFLKLLPCKGKAGVSSLLDGHKVFDANWQTMSIDVRPRCSGEGQCSLEIDQTVDLVVDLERSMRPQDNPIPRPPPIEQIPCDESKPYNGHDTCYPKALQGDMEWSLSRIFGRPIQGSCALGLTQDTAEVSLEVPSSRQVEVTPSTAATSQHEGQWRSYRLSQNAEFDLSSPEQGISGPDQDHVELLHASRQITGYGQERGGMHTVIVNPYATPIRIVYLESLPWFLRPYMHTLRINGAETEKMYYTPAIDRRKGTHLELLLNVPANSTVQLTYDFEKAILRYTEYPPDANRGFDVPPAIIRVLPSSGEEADSFLRTTSLLLPLPTPDFSMPYNVIILTSTVIALGFGSIFNLLIRRFVLLEEVPKSPLAGLVSRIRAQIGKLRGQRAAPSISPSSPANMAPLGKLATASGSALDHDLGTLYSRKTGTRLVDANGR